One segment of Haliotis asinina isolate JCU_RB_2024 chromosome 12, JCU_Hal_asi_v2, whole genome shotgun sequence DNA contains the following:
- the LOC137257533 gene encoding glutathione synthetase-like: protein MADCLGIGFLADKKRLNEVLDQARTFALAKGICMQSKQQDGTMLTQHFPFTLFPSVVPRTCFQEAVDCMLDFNTLIHKVAHDHDFLENSFKNVLEADEFTQGLWKIYTQVREEGYAQPLSLGLFRNDFMMDVQDPDHVQIKQVEINTIAAGAGSIASLLVHLHRLTLDTTGKRYDKSEVPDNDAPLGTAWGLLKAWDLYGRKQAVILFVVRETESNIFDQRHLEFTVLSLNSEVRVLRRTYWDIYNGASLTEDKRLLIDGDEVAVVYLRAGYAPHDFPTLKEWDARLKLERSLAIKCPSIQYHLAGLKKIQQELTLPGSVEQFIQDPAAVRRIRATFVKQYSLDLGPEGDKGMEFGKADPDLYVLKPQREGGGHNLYGNDIREFLETHQNSKERDAYILMERIFPKAHKNYLVSPGRPFALSDVTSELGIFGVYIGSATEEKMNMQCGHMLRTKLLGTDEGGLCSGHACLDSPFLVNDEL, encoded by the exons ATGGCTGATTGCTTGGGGATCGGGTTCCTTGCAGACAAGAAAAGACTAAATGAAGTGTTGGACCAAGCAAGGACTTTTGCTCTCGCAAAAG GAATCTGCATGCAGTCAAAACAGCAAGATGGAACAATGCTGACACAGCATTTCCCATTTACCCTGTTTCCCAGCGTGGTGCCCCGGACTTGCTTCCAGGAGGCGGTGGACTGTATGCTGGATTTCAACAcactcatccataaagttgcacATGACCACGACTTCCTGGAAAACTCCTTTAAGAA CGTTTTGGAGGCTGATGAGTTCACACAAGGGTTGTGGAAGATCTACACACAAGTGAGGGAGGAGGGATACGCTCAG CCGCTGTCACTGGGATTGTTCAGGAACGACTTCATGATGGATGTACAAGACCCCGACCATGTCCAGATTAAGCAGGTTGAGATCAACACAATAGCAGCTGGTGCAGGCAGCATTGCATCTTTGTTAGTTCACCTGCACAG ATTGACCCTTGATACGACGGGAAAGCGTTACGATAAATCTGAG GTCCCGGATAATGACGCTCCTCTTGGAACAGCTTGGGGTTTACTGAAGGCCTGGGACTTGTATGGACGGAAACA GGCTGTCATTCTCTTTGTGGTGCGCGAGACAGAGTCAAACATATTTGATCAGCGACACCTGGAGTTCACGGTCCTCTCTCTCAACTCCGAGGTCCGGGTTCTACGTCGTACTTACTGGGACATCTACAACGGCGCCTCCTTGACAGAAGATAAGAGACTGCTGAT tgACGGAGATGAAGTGGCCGTTGTGTATCTGCGAGCTGGTTACGCACCCCATGATTTTCCTACACTTAAG GAATGGGATGCAAGACTAAAACTTGAACGTTCTTTGGCTATCAAATGTCCCTCCATCCAATATCATCTAGCTGGGTTAAAGAAAATCCAACAAGAATTAACCCTACCTGGGTCAGTGGAACAATTCATCCAAGACCCAGCTGCAGTGAGGAGAATCCGAGCTACATTTGTGAAACAGTATAGTTTAGATCTG GGTCCAGAAGGGGACAAGGGCATGGAGTTTGGGAAGGCTGACCCAGACTTGTACGTCCTCAAGCCTCAGAGAGAAGGAGGAG GACATAACCTATATGGGAACGACATCAGAGAGTTCCTTGAAACACACCAGAATTCCAAGGAGAGGGATGCCTACATCCTGATGGAGAGGATATTCCCAAAAGCACATAAGAACTATCTTGTCAGTCCTGGAAGACCTTTTGCCCTGTCTGATGTGACCAGCGAACTTGGGATATTTGGCGTGTATATTGG GTCAGCCACAGAGGAGAAGATGAACATGCAGTGTGGCCACATGCTAAGGACGAAGCTCCTTGGAACAGACGAAGGTGGATTGTGCTCTGGGCATGCGTGTCTTGACTCACCATTCCTCGTGAACGACGAACTGTGA
- the LOC137257534 gene encoding uncharacterized protein, which yields MLSPLDGQQQMATEEAVDQLQPVIDNVLKKNPQRVAAGKRNRLAAKTEKWVANNAVAAASHQCTDIQIQNTNSEAAITTTTSTTTTSSTTAGTTIITNTTTASTITTITNTTITTHGPSAILVQETQLKYQARELCLCGYPKLYTAKLLALLEDSSKPVIELRFVPTV from the exons atGTTATCTCCCCTCGACGGACAACAACAGATGGCAACTGAGGAGGCGGTGGATCAGTTGCAGCCAGTGATTGATAACGTACTGAAGAAAAATCCTCAAAGAGTAGCTGCTGGTAAAAGAAACAGGTTAGccgcaaaaacagaaaaatgggTTGCGAATAATGCCGTAGCAGCTGCAAGCCATCAGTGCACTGATATACAAATTCAAAACACCAACTCAGAAGCagccatcaccaccactaccagcACCACCACTACCAGCAGCACCACCGCTGGCACAACCATCATCACCAATACTACCACCGCCAGCACCATCACTACCATCACCAACACTACCATCACAACGCAC GGTCCCAGTGCTATTTTAGTGCAAG AGACACAGTTGAAATATCAAGCGAGAGAGCTCTGTCTGTGCGGGTACCCCAAGCTTTACACAGCCAAACTTCTTGCATTGCTGGAAGACAGCAGCAAGCCCGTCATCGAACTGAGATTTGTGCCGACAGTGTAA